A stretch of the Medicago truncatula cultivar Jemalong A17 chromosome 5, MtrunA17r5.0-ANR, whole genome shotgun sequence genome encodes the following:
- the LOC11426470 gene encoding probable leucine-rich repeat receptor-like protein kinase At1g35710, whose amino-acid sequence MNPLIFFLFSLILASTNTESKTHWLDTKSLKQLKQNINRNSITPGSCISSWDFTFDPCDNLFSEKFTCGFRCDTIISNLSRVTELTLDQAGYSGSLSIDNFPYLNTLDVSNNYFTGNIPESLSSLTRLSRLILSSNSFTGEIPSSIGSLTNLEELYLDNNNLQGTVPSSFNYLKSLTRLDLQQNKLSGKIPNLGSLENLYYMDLSNNGFSGDPFGFPASLVQISMRNNNLSGSLASESFKNLNYLQVVDFSSNKINGYVPSIFFQLPSLQQLTLSFNEFSSIEAPSYGTESSQSELIAVDLSNNQLEGFLPAFLATMPKLSSLSLENNRFTGLIPVQFALKTVFPEIGMAPFGRLLLGGNYLLGGIPRPLLVLKQDSANVSLVDNCLFRCPHVFFFCQGGTQKSSFECSSVIIP is encoded by the coding sequence ATGAACCCtctaattttctttctattttcactCATCTTAGCATCAACAAACACAGAATCAAAAACACATTGGTTAGACACAAAATCTCTAAAACAactcaaacaaaacataaaccGTAATTCAATAACCCCAGGCTCATGCATCAGCTCCTGGGACTTCACCTTTGACCCATGTGACAATCTCTTCAGTGAAAAATTCACCTGCGGATTCAGATGTGACACCATCATCTCCAATCTGAGTCGAGTCACTGAACTCACTCTCGACCAAGCTGGTTACTCAGGCTCACTTAGCATAGACAATTTTCCTTATCTCAACACACTAGATGTTTCAAACAACTACTTCACTGGTAACATACCAGAATCTTTGTCTAGCTTAACTCGTTTGAGTCGACTCATTCTTTCATCAAACTCTTTCACTGGAGAAATACCATCTTCCATTGGATCTCTTACAAATCTAGAAGAGTTGTATCTTGATAACAACAATCTTCAAGGAACGGTTCCTTCAAGTTTCAACTATCTTAAAAGCTTAACTAGGCTTGATCTTCAACAAAATAAGCTCAGTGGAAAAATACCTAATTTGGGTTCTCTTGAAAATCTTTACTACATGGATCTTAGTAATAATGGATTTTCCGGTGACCCGTTTGGATTTCCGGCGTCTTTGGTTCAGATTTCAATGAGGAACAATAATTTAAGTGGTAGTTTAGCTTCTGAAAGCTTCAAGAATTTGAATTATCTGCAGGTTGTGGATTTCagttcaaacaaaatcaatggCTATGTTCCTTCTATATTCTTTCAGCTTCCATCTTTGCAACAGTTAACACTTTCATTCAACGAATTTTCCTCCATTGAAGCTCCTTCTTATGGAACAGAATCATCTCAAAGCGAGCTTATAGCGGTTGATTTGAGTAATAACCAGCTTGAAGGTTTTTTACCTGCGTTTTTAGCTACGATGCCAAAGCTTTCTTCTTTGTCTTTGGAGAATAACCGGTTCACCGGTTTAATACCGGTTCAGTTTGCATTGAAAACGGTTTTTCCTGAAATTGGGATGGCTCCGTTTGGGAGGCTTTTGTTGGGAGGAAATTATTTGCTCGGTGGGATACCTCGTCCTTTGCTTGTTCTTAAACAAGATTCTGCTAATGTCAGTTTAGTTGATAATTGTTTGTTTAGGTGTCctcatgttttctttttttgtcaaggTGGAACACAAAAATCATCTTTTGAATGTAGTAGTGTAATTATTCCttag